The Dehalococcoidales bacterium genomic interval TGGTTTTTGAGAAAGCCCTGGAAATGCGGCTCATCCCCTGGCTTGATGACTGCCGCAGCTTCAGGAGGAATGCCAGATTGGGCGACTCCGTCATCGACTACCTTCTGGAAGGTGACGGGGAACAGGTCTACCTGGAGGTCAAGAGCGCCGTTCTCCGGCAGGGGCATTATGCCATGTATCCGGACTGTCCTTCGGCACGCGGGAGGAGACATATCAGGGAACTGACTCAACATGTCTCTGAAGGGGGAAGGGCTATTATCCTGTTTATCGCCGCGCTGCCCGGAGTGACGGCATTCAAGCCGAACCAGAGCGGCGACCCCGAACTGTGCGACCTGCTGGCTGAAGCCAGGAAAGCGGGGGTTGAGTTGAGGTCAATCGGTATGTACTACCACCCGGAAGATTCTTATCTGTACCTATCCAGTCCGGACCTGAGGGTCGTTTAGTGAGGTATTTCTGACGTTCGTTACTATGCTCGAGAACCATACCGACGAAAGTGGGTGAGTCGTCATTGCGATGGCCGAGCCCAAAGCAATCCGTAGCCTGGGGAGCGGATTGCTTCGCTACGCTCGCAATGGCAAACAAACTAGTAGACTGTAACGCACAATCTTTCGCTCAGGAACTCGGGTTGTCATTGCGAGGAGCGAAGCGACGTGGCAATCCCGCCGAATGAGATTGCTTCGCCTCCGCTTGAGCGGGAAGGCTCGCAATGACAGGACACGACTACGGTGCGAAACGGGTTGTGTTACATCGTACTGGTAGACTAACGAGGAAGGTCCAGGATGCCGGACAGAGATAAAACAGACGGACACAGGAAAAGGCTAAGGGAGAAGTTTATCAGGTCGGGCCTGAAGGGGTTCCACGATTACGAGATTGTCGAGCTTCTCCTCAGTCTGGGTACGCCCCGTAAGGACTGTAAACCGGCGGCAAAAGAGGCTATTGAGAAGTTTAAGACCCTGAGAGGAGTCCTCGAAGCCTCTCCTGATGAGTTGCAGCAGATAGACGGCGTCGGGCCTCACAGCGCCTTCGGCATTAAGCTGGTGCAGGAGGTGGCCCGGGAATTCCTCAAGGAAAAAATCATTGACAAGCCCATCTATAAGTCCGCTCAGGAGATTTTTGATTATCTTTATCACTCCATGCGTGACCTTAGGAAAGAGGTGTTCAAGGTCATACACCTGAACAGCCAGAACCAGATTATTGAGACAGAAGACCTCTTTAGCGGGACGGTGAACAGTAGTTCTGTATCCCCGCGTGAGGTCGTGGAAAGCGCGCTTAAGCATAACTCCGTCTCACTGATTTTTGTTCATAATCATCCCTCAGGCAACCCCGAGCCCAGTAAAAGTGACCAGGAATTAACCAAAGACCTGGTCTATGCTGCCAGTATCGTACGGATCAAGGTGCTTGACCATATCATCATCGGCAATGACCGCTATTACAGCTTCGCCGCTGAGGGCCTGATTGAGCAGTACGAGCTTGATTTCCTGAACCTGAAAATGAAAGGGGTCTCCGAGGCCAAACGCCGGATATATCGGGCGAATCTCTTCGGGGGACCTGGCTGAGGCTCACCAGACTTGATATCAGAACCGCTAGCCCCGGCCAGCGGCTTCCAGGCGAAGGAGGCTCCTTTTCATCTCGATTCCTCCGCTGAAGCCGCCGAGATTGCCATCACTGGCGACCACACGGTGGCAGGGTACGATAATGGGCAGCGGGTTGCTGCCCAGAGCCTGCCCCACGGCCCGGGCCGCTTTTGGCTTCCCGACCTGATTGGCTACCCAGGCATAGCTCCGTGTTTCACCGTATGCAATGAGCCTGGTCTTCTGCCATACCTCACGCTGAAACGGGGTAGCCCCTGACAGGTCGATTTTATCGGGGAAGGTTACCTGCTGGCCGCGAAAGTAAGCCTTGAGGCGTTCCATCAGGTCAGCAAACAGGCGGGGAGAGATGGTGGCCTGTTTGATTGTGTCACCTAACAGGCGGTACGCTTCCGGTTCTGAGCGCCGGGGGAAGGTTATAGTCAACAGCCCCCCCGCCCCACCCAGGATTCCTACCCAGCCGGCATCGGTAGTAAAGACAGTATACTTTAGCTCTCCGGCCATATTTTCGTCCAATTTCCTTCTGTAAAAAAGATCGCTGTCTCTATTTTTATTTTGGGGATGATCAGTAAAGGAAACCGGCGCTGGTTTATGGCTTGTCCGGCTGGCGGCGGCGCTGAAGATAAGCAGCGAAGAATATCAGGCCGATGCCCACAAAGATGCTTACCAGTATTTTAAGTGGCTGGGGAATGTCCATACCGAGGAAGAAAGCGTAGCTAAAGATACCGGTAAGCACGGAAATACCGAAAGCAATGTTATGCGCTTTTACCTGCCTGTTTTTTACCGCCCGGTACACGAACCAGACGAGGAAAGCCAAGGCTGCCAGTACCGCGATAGTAATTATGGAAGCCATCCGATTACCAGCCTATCTCTTCAAAGTATTTGTTTAAAAAGGCGAACATGGCGGTGACCAGCAGGAGGCTGACCAGCTTGCCGATTTCAGACATAAACCTGATGTATTCTCCAGCCAGAAAACCGATACCCGCCACAGAGAACAGGATACCAAATCCGTAGAGCACATATACCAGTCTCATATATTGACTCCTAAAACGGTCGTCCCGGAGTAATAAGGGGATTTACGCTAATGACGATTCTGCGCTCAACCTTTCCCGCGTTGATGACCACACTGAGGTTGTAGGCCTGCTCGGCAGGGATGCCCTCGGGCCTGAACTCATCGGTATTAAGCTCCCAGCGCACCTCCCCTTTTTCAAATGAGCCTAACTGCATTGATTGAGAGGCCAGGTCGCGCAGCTTTTCCTGGCTGCGCCAGGCGGAAATATCGATATCAGCCGCATAGTTTGAGAAAAGGCGGTTGTCTACCTCATAGCGGAACGCTATTCTGTCGCCACGGTTGGCATATACAAAATAGGCGTTGGTGCTTCCCCCCACCGGTACCGGGACGGGAGCAAAGCCCCGCCCAGCTTGCTGCCAGTAATCGTCCTCTACTCTTTGCTCGAACTCACCGGTGGTTATGAAGACGGTGTCATACACGCCCATGTACCCGTCGACAATAAAGATGCCGACCAGGGCGAGAAAGCAAGCCAGCGCCAGGAACAGGTAAAGATTCTTACGCATATCAGATTATATTATATCACTCACGTCAATCAGTATCATATTGTGATATAATAAAAACCATCGCAAAATCAGGCAGTATTCAAGGGGGGTTAATAATATGGTGGTCATAGCCCAAGGTGATGACGTCCGTATTGAAAAGCTTGAATTAGGTCCCTACGGTACCAACGCTTATATCATCGTCTGCCAGCAAAGCGGCGACAGCGTCCTGATTGATACTCCGGCGGAAGCGGAAAAAATCATGGCCGGCTTGCAGGGTACTCACCTCAGGTACATACTGCTGACCCATAACCACATGGACCATCTGGGCGCCCTTGCCGAGTTGCACGTCAGGTTAATGATACCCCTGGCGGTACACGCCGCAGATGCCGGGAATTTGCCGGCAGAAGCGGAGATGCTGCTGAAAGACGGGGATACTATCTCAGCGGGGAAAATAAAGCTGGAGGTACTGCATACGCCGGGGCATACGCCGGGCAGTCTCTGCTTTAAGGTGGGCCGCTACCTGATATCCGGGGATACCCTCTTTCCCGGAGGCCCGGGCAAGACATGGTCGCCGGCGGATTTCCGGCAGATAGTCGAAACGATAACCGGAAAGCTTTTCCCCCTGCCGGATGATACCCCGGTGTATCCCGGACATGGCGCCGTTACCGTACTAAAGAAGGAAAAGGACGCTTTCGCCGTGTTTTCCGCCCGCCAGCATGACGCCAATCTGTACGGAGATGTGCTCTGGGCTTCTTCTTAATCCTTTACCGCCATATCTCTACCCGGTGGAAAGCCTCGGCAAGCTCGTAGTCTGTTCCCTCAGCCATTGTTTTGCAGCGTTCCATCAGCCGTTCTTCCATCTCGTGGTTCATGCGGTCTCCTACCTGGCTCTTGTGGCAGTGCAGGGCGGCTAGCTTGAGTTCAAAAGTATCGCTAATATCGGAGCAATAATTTGGTTCTTCAGAACCCCAGAGGAATACTTCTTTAACTTTGTGGGGCATGTGTCCTTCTGCAATCAGGTCAGGATAAGCGTGATAATCACGGGCAAAAGGGAAAATGGCATCCAGGGTTACCCGGCTGGTAATGCGGTGGTCACGGTGCCAAATATAGCGGCGGTACAGGTCAGTGGTGACCACAGTCTCCGGACGGTACATCCGGATCAAGCGCACAATCTCTTTCCTGAACTCGGATGTATCTTCCAGGGTCTGGTCAGGATGGCGCAGGAAGACGACCTCTCTGACTCCAAGCACCTTGGCGGCTGCCAGTTGCTCCTCTTCCCGGATTTTGGCCAGTTCCTCCGGTTTCATAGCGGGGTCACTGGAGCCCTTGTCGCCATTGGTGCAAAGTACATATATTACGCTTTTACCTTCTCTGGTCCAGCGCGCAATGGTTCCGGCAGCGCCAAATTCAGCGTCATCGGGGTGTGGTGTTACCACCATTACTTGAGCCTGTTCAGTCATTACCTGAGCCTCCTTGGTTCTGAGATGTTATAACTAGACATTGTATAACATTATGCAGACTGGTACAATTATAGTCTGAGGAGGCTGATAGCCGTTATGGGAGGTTTTCCCTATAGTATCAGGAATTATCAGCCGGGCGATTTTGGTAAATTCGTCCAGTTGACTATAGAGGCTGAAAAACTGGAACCGGCCGGGCGTTTTATCTCGGAACAAGCTATTGCCAGGAGACTCGGGCGGCCAAACTACTCTCCGGAACGTGACCTGTTTCTCGCCAGCATCAAGGAAAAGCCGGTTGGCTATCTGGACATTACCTCGAACCTGGGTATCGGGCGGGTTATTTTCGATTGCTGGGTGCATCCTGAGCACCGCCGGCAAGGAATTTCGACCCAATTGCTAAACCGCGCTTTTCAGCGCGCCCGGGAACTGGGGGCAAAAGTTGCGCATGTCAATATCTCCCAGGAAGATGTGGCAGC includes:
- the sfsA gene encoding DNA/RNA nuclease SfsA translates to VFEKALEMRLIPWLDDCRSFRRNARLGDSVIDYLLEGDGEQVYLEVKSAVLRQGHYAMYPDCPSARGRRHIRELTQHVSEGGRAIILFIAALPGVTAFKPNQSGDPELCDLLAEARKAGVELRSIGMYYHPEDSYLYLSSPDLRVV
- a CDS encoding MBL fold metallo-hydrolase, with amino-acid sequence MVVIAQGDDVRIEKLELGPYGTNAYIIVCQQSGDSVLIDTPAEAEKIMAGLQGTHLRYILLTHNHMDHLGALAELHVRLMIPLAVHAADAGNLPAEAEMLLKDGDTISAGKIKLEVLHTPGHTPGSLCFKVGRYLISGDTLFPGGPGKTWSPADFRQIVETITGKLFPLPDDTPVYPGHGAVTVLKKEKDAFAVFSARQHDANLYGDVLWASS
- a CDS encoding methylated-DNA--[protein]-cysteine S-methyltransferase, with product MDENMAGELKYTVFTTDAGWVGILGGAGGLLTITFPRRSEPEAYRLLGDTIKQATISPRLFADLMERLKAYFRGQQVTFPDKIDLSGATPFQREVWQKTRLIAYGETRSYAWVANQVGKPKAARAVGQALGSNPLPIIVPCHRVVASDGNLGGFSGGIEMKRSLLRLEAAGRG
- a CDS encoding PIG-L deacetylase family protein, producing MTEQAQVMVVTPHPDDAEFGAAGTIARWTREGKSVIYVLCTNGDKGSSDPAMKPEELAKIREEEQLAAAKVLGVREVVFLRHPDQTLEDTSEFRKEIVRLIRMYRPETVVTTDLYRRYIWHRDHRITSRVTLDAIFPFARDYHAYPDLIAEGHMPHKVKEVFLWGSEEPNYCSDISDTFELKLAALHCHKSQVGDRMNHEMEERLMERCKTMAEGTDYELAEAFHRVEIWR
- the radC gene encoding DNA repair protein RadC gives rise to the protein MPDRDKTDGHRKRLREKFIRSGLKGFHDYEIVELLLSLGTPRKDCKPAAKEAIEKFKTLRGVLEASPDELQQIDGVGPHSAFGIKLVQEVAREFLKEKIIDKPIYKSAQEIFDYLYHSMRDLRKEVFKVIHLNSQNQIIETEDLFSGTVNSSSVSPREVVESALKHNSVSLIFVHNHPSGNPEPSKSDQELTKDLVYAASIVRIKVLDHIIIGNDRYYSFAAEGLIEQYELDFLNLKMKGVSEAKRRIYRANLFGGPG